The sequence GATCGATGCGTAGCGGCTCAGCTTGGACAGCTGGTGGCGGGCGTCGATCTGCCGGGAGGTGCCGGACTTGGAGCGCATCGACAGCGACTGGGTGAGGGCGCCGCGGCGGTCGAAGCGGACCCCGCGCAGGAACTCGCCGTCGGTGACGCCGGTGGCGGCGAAGAACACGTTGTCGCCCCGGACCAGGTCGTCGATGTCCAGGACCTTGTCGAGGTCGTAGCCGGCGTCAAGGGCGGCCCGGCGTTCTTCGTCGTTGCGCGGCCACAGGCGGCCATACATGGCCCCGTCGAGGCACTTGAGGGCGCAGGCGGCGATCACCGCCTCGGGCGTCCCGCCGATCCCGACCAGCATGTCGACCCCGGTGCCCTCCCGGGCGGCCATGATCGCCCCCGCCACGTCGCCGTCGGTGATCAGCTTGACCCGGGCCCCGGCCTGGCGGATCTGGCGGATCAGGTCCTCGTGGCGGGGCCGGTCGAGGATGCACACGGTCAGGTCGCCGACGTGCGCGCCCTTGGCCTTGGCGACCAGGCGCAGGTTGAGGGCCAGCGGCGCCTCGAAGTCGACCGCGTCGGCCGCCTCCGGGCCGACCACCAGCTTCTCCATGTAGACGCACGGTCCCGGGTCGAACATGGTGCCGCGGTCCGACAGGGCCACGACCGAGATCGCGTTCGGCATGCCGTTGGCGGTCAGGGTGGTCCCGTCGACCGGGTCGACGGCGATGTCGACCTCGGGCAGGGTGCCGTCGCCGATCTCCTCGCCGTTGTAGAGCATGGGGGCGTTGTCCTTCTCGCCCTCGCCGATCACCACCACCCCGGTCATCGAGACCGAGCCGAGCACGTGGCGCATGGCGTCGACGGCCGCCTGGTCGACGGCCTCCTTGTCGCCGAAGCCCATCTTCCGGGACGCGGCCATGGCGGCCGCCTCGGTGACCCGGACGAGCTCGAGGGCCAGGTTGCGGTCGGGGGCCTCGCCGTCGGCTCGAGCTTCCATCGCACACCTCCGCGTCGGTTCCGGGCCGGCGTTGGCCCCGGGGGACCATTTTCCCCACCGGAGGGACTGGCATCCAGGGCCGCTCCGGCTTACCCTGACAACGGTGGCCCCGCCCGCTCGGGTGTGCGTGGCCTCCGGCAGTCGGGCCCTGGTGCCGCCGATCCCACCCGGTTGGCGCCAAGGGCCCGCTGCATGTCCGGCGCCCGTGCGGTCTCGGGGCATGGAGGGAGCGGTGGGCGGCAGCCACGGTCACGGGCACGGCCACAGCCACACCCCTGTGCCGCTGGCCGGCTCGGCCGCCGGTGAGGACGAGGGGCTGCGGGCGGTCAAGCTGTCGGCCGCCGGCCTCGGGCTGACCGCCGCCGTCCAGTTCGCCTTCGTGGCCGCCAGCGGCTCGGTCGCCCTGCTCGCCGACGGCCTCCACAACCTGGGCGACGTGTTCACCACCGTCACCCTCTGGATCGCCTTCCGGGTCGGGCGGCGCCAGCCGGACCGCGGCTACACCTTCGGGTACGCCAGGGCCGAGGACGTCGCCGGGGTGCTGGTGGTCCTGGCCATCGCCGCCTCGGCGGTGGTCGCCGCCGCCGAGTCGCTGGCCAAGCTGGCCGGGGACGTGCCGCCGCTGCGCAACCCCGGCTGGGCGCTGGCCGCGGCGTTCGCCGGGGTGGCCGGCAACGAGGCCGTGGCCCAGTACAAGCTCCGGGTCGGCCGGCGGATCAACTCGGTCCCGCTGGAGGCCGACGGCCAGCACTCGCGGGTCGACGGGCTGGCCAGCCTGGCCGCCGCGGCCGGGATCGCCGGGGCCTGGGCCGGCTGGCCGGCCGCCGACCCGCTGGCCGGCCTGCTGCTGTCGGCCGTGATCGGCTGGGTGCTGGTCGGGACCACCCGCGACGTGCTCGCCCGGCTGCTCGACCGGGTCGACCCGGAGGTCATCGACGAGGTCGAGCGGGCGGCCGGGTCGGTCGCCGGGGTCGAGGCCGTGCACGCGGCCCGGGCCCGCTGGGTGGGCCGGTCCCTGCATGTCCTGGTCCACGTCGAGGTCGACCCCGACCTGCCCCTGCGGGCCGCCCACGACCTCGGCGAGCAGGTCCGCCACGCCATCTTCCACGCCCTCCCCGGCGTGGCCGCGGTCGACCTGCACCTGGACCCGGCCGGGGTCGACGAGCACGAGAGCCACGGCCACACCCTCCACCACCGCGATCAGGGCAGCCGGTAGCGTCTCCGGAAGGCGGCCACGCCGAGCGGGCTCACGGGCTCGCTGCCGGGTTGACGTACAGGTCGCCGCCCGCGAACGCGGCCGCGACCCGGCGCAGCGGGGGCGGGGCCTCCTCGCCGTCGCGCAGGCCGCTGGCCGGGCCGCCCTCGGCGTCCCAGCGCTGGCCGTCGCAGGGGCGGGCGAACCCGCTGCCGGCGACCCGCACCGGGCAGGAGCCGGGCGGGGCCAGGAACGCGCGCAGCTCCCCGCCGCGGCGGTCGACGACCACGACCTGCCCGGCCGGGCCGGCGACCTCGGTGACCGTGCCGGCGGGCAGCGACGACAGCGCGGCCACCCGCACCCAGGGCGGGCCGGGATGGCCGTCCCTGGTCAGGAACAGCACGCCCGCGACCAGGATCACGAGCCCGAACAGGGCCGAGGCGACGATCCAGCCGCGGCCGAGCTGGCTGCGCAGGATCAGCTTGCGGGCCCGGGCGGCCCGGGGCGGGAGGTAGGCGACCCGGCCGCCGGGGTCGCGGCCGGGTCGCGGCGGCCGGTCGGTGCCGGGCATGGGCGTCCTCCGGGGATCCGGGCGTTGGGGCGGCCGGATGGCCGGGTAGTATCTTCCCAGGTGCGGCCCGGCAGCGAGGCGCGGGCCGGTGGCGAGGGCGAGAGGGGCAGCGGCACCGTGGCGCAGGGACGCATCCGGGTCGTGGTGGCCAAGCCGGGGCTGGACGGGCACGACCGGGGAGCCAAGGTCGTGGCCAGGGCCCTGCGGGACGCCGGCATGGAGGTCATCTACACCGGCCTGCACCAGACCCCCGAGCAGA comes from Actinomycetota bacterium and encodes:
- the glpX gene encoding class II fructose-bisphosphatase, coding for MEARADGEAPDRNLALELVRVTEAAAMAASRKMGFGDKEAVDQAAVDAMRHVLGSVSMTGVVVIGEGEKDNAPMLYNGEEIGDGTLPEVDIAVDPVDGTTLTANGMPNAISVVALSDRGTMFDPGPCVYMEKLVVGPEAADAVDFEAPLALNLRLVAKAKGAHVGDLTVCILDRPRHEDLIRQIRQAGARVKLITDGDVAGAIMAAREGTGVDMLVGIGGTPEAVIAACALKCLDGAMYGRLWPRNDEERRAALDAGYDLDKVLDIDDLVRGDNVFFAATGVTDGEFLRGVRFDRRGALTQSLSMRSKSGTSRQIDARHQLSKLSRYASIDYG
- a CDS encoding cation diffusion facilitator family transporter, with the translated sequence MGGSHGHGHGHSHTPVPLAGSAAGEDEGLRAVKLSAAGLGLTAAVQFAFVAASGSVALLADGLHNLGDVFTTVTLWIAFRVGRRQPDRGYTFGYARAEDVAGVLVVLAIAASAVVAAAESLAKLAGDVPPLRNPGWALAAAFAGVAGNEAVAQYKLRVGRRINSVPLEADGQHSRVDGLASLAAAAGIAGAWAGWPAADPLAGLLLSAVIGWVLVGTTRDVLARLLDRVDPEVIDEVERAAGSVAGVEAVHAARARWVGRSLHVLVHVEVDPDLPLRAAHDLGEQVRHAIFHALPGVAAVDLHLDPAGVDEHESHGHTLHHRDQGSR